Proteins encoded together in one Plasmodium cynomolgi strain B DNA, chromosome 9, whole genome shotgun sequence window:
- a CDS encoding helicase (putative): MNTKWLFRWRYPQWGKAKASPTLHYLQQAKLLRTKRRTKWVKTSHRGTVEETDEWVKTSQRGTTEEANEWVKTSHRGTTEETDEWVNLSQGSMTASIPGEEKNKWETAMWGRNPRHEDKPNKEKYTQKGTPPNEQLRKRYQGVQKKLYQKYNHQGVGSDPNKVETYERNYEQVNELNIHRMLLLGLETLNINELNKMQINSFLTIQQGKDVLINYPDGSGKTIAYLLPLLNNIYFVHDYLEELILESYHGGKKKKCGNSVQENFKFSNNFDLYNEMRKYFLKYSHYRRNVLLEDNTTQVGKKMNQKFHLLPNHFDELDEESIRGYPHLEVEAKQRNVSLMNKLIEVIKINKINLNNINSDHANREELAKLENILMYNFKVKEKEPNCVASPPDNDECIYRYLTRNPLQINKPIIILTVNKDNISQIVQVIKKLDVLNRINIQTLNDVPYQDRTYSTVDERTHIESLNEKVQMQLEKNSHLENLHVVRVNRVPNPVLCKDEIMWTCADIVITTPDIFLHAYQNERTKQILPSMIIFDEVDMLFQNNAYRNTMMNIFHLVKRRPEIYNPHIDISTAGLEDVATSIEAALASGGKEAAPLASGGKEAAPLASGGEEAPPLTSSGVKAAPLASGGEDAAPLTSGGEDAAPFGQPQVLSTFQSGLHSVVSDFERGQFGDLDMSPVEGAKGGNPAGDYHPKNASHGKKAADLTPRAKEKARELPLLQMIYVSSTLPSVGHTTAGSMLAERFSNLVEIVCRENYHIPRNVRTQWIELNRDKILSHYLFSGGTGDTHEGEDSSGIAAKDEGNATQYSGFADQRSGPPAQHSNSDTHHGGSLKDAALSSKINKLENSSFEHRLDLLIHVLKKYHEWSASTEWHKHAEFSEHGQAKKDTTTNPEGGEKKNFASPTKGGKFHLIDNKAVYKTIVFVNSVKDCIRIYFFLKKHNWPVFCFHKNISINSRMQNLHNFHHSHVAILVTTDLLSRGIDTKNVDHIINFHFPSDAITYLHRLGKMNRSGDDHHNGLNHHSNAERGQMLHRRHIPLEEEHIGGEAQTKWSHQGDTTWEYIPTHGQDKDNTFLRTNKNFLVTNFLSFSNLPLAQSIRSCDQQNASLLPLFSRKKSFKMKIKRKENNALGEDNRYIDIGAEEEDDINMDGDFPNVREIGSQSRHSSHQGEAQFENGHSREPSTCENDEKNVYVQAPFSVFSLDDLGEESHGSDTDEEGAAAEGADGDLTDGDLTDGDLTDGDLTDGDLTDGDLTDGDLTDGNLTDGDLTDEDLTDGDLTGEDHTDEDHTDEATPPHNKFAQRRAATKGKTETKHNPRADDDHAEEFPGETPSCEEKKNRFEDITSRECLPVMPSLVIKSHPGMTSNLTRKNF; the protein is encoded by the exons ATGAATACTAAGTGGCTATTTCGGTGGAGGTACCCCCAATggggaaaagcaaaagcaTCACCCACGTTGCATTACTTACAGCAGGCCAAATTGTTGAGGACTAAAAGGAGGACGAAATGGGTGAAGACTTCGCACAGAGGTACTGTAGAGGAAACGGACGAATGGGTGAAGACTTCGCAGAGGGGTACTACAGAGGAAGCGAACGAATGGGTGAAGACTTCGCACAGGGGTACTACAGAGGAAACGGACGAATGGGTAAATCTGAGCCAAGGCAGCATGACTGCTTCCATcccaggggaagaaaaaaacaaatgggagaCAGCCATGTGGGGAAGGAACCCCCGTCATGAAGATAAACCCAATAAGGAGAAGTACACACAAAAGGGtacccccccaaatgagcaaCTCCGCAAAAGGTACCAaggggtacaaaaaaaactttatcAAAAGTACAACCACCAGGGAGTAGGAAGCGACCCAAACAAGGTAGAGACATATGAAAGGAACTACGAACAAGTGAACGAATTAAATATCCATCGAATGTTACTTCTAGGATTGGAAACACTTAACATAAACGAATTGAATAAAATGCAGATCAACAGCTTCCTAACCATACAGCAGGGAAAAGATGTACTTATAAACTACCCAGACGGGTCAGGTAAAACAATAGCCTACTTATTACCCCTCCTGAacaacatatattttgtgcaTGACTACTTGGAAGAACTGATCCTTGAAAGCTATcatggagggaaaaaaaaaaagtgcggaAACTCTGTTCAGGAAAACTTCAAATTTAGTAACAATTTCGACTTGTACAACGAAATGAGGAAGTACTTTCTCAAGTATAGTCACTACAGGAGGAATGTACTGTTGGAAGATAATACCACTCAggtgggtaaaaaaatgaatcagaAATTTCACTTGCTCCCAAATCATTTTGATGAATTGGACGAAGAATCTATACGGGGGTATCCTCACCTAG AGGTGGAAGCCAAACAGAGAAACGTCAGCCTGATGAACAAACTGATAGAAGTAatcaaaattaacaaaattaatcttaataacataaatagTGACCATGCTAATAGAGaagagctagccaaattggAAAACATTTTAATGTACAACTTTAAGGTGAAAGAGAAAGAACCCAACTGTGTAGCTTCTCCTCCAGACAATGATGAATGCATCTACCGATACCTAACTAGGAACCCTTTACAAATTAATAAGCCAATTATTATCCTAACTGTGAATAAAGACAATATAAGTCAAATTGTccaagtgataaaaaaactgGATGTGCTAAACCGGATCAACATACAAACGTTGAATGACGTGCCTTACCAGGACAGAACTTATTCCACTGTAGATGAAAGAACACACATAGAATCACTCAATGAAAAGGTGCAGATGCAGTTAGAGAAAAACTCTCACCTAGAAAATCTGCACGTGGTAAGAGTCAACAGAGTTCCCAACCCTGTCTTGTGCAAAGATGAAATTATGTGGACCTGTGCAGATATTGTAATTACCACTCCGGATATCTTTCTACATGCATATCAAAACGAACGAACCAAACAGATCCTCCCATCTATGATTATTTTCGATGAAGTAGATATGCTGTTTCAGAATAATGCCTACAGAAATACCatgatgaatatttttcaccTTGTGAAGAGGAGACCTGAGATTTACAACCCGCATATTGATATTAGCACTGCAGGATTGGAAGATGTGGCCACCTCCATTGAGGCTGCCTTAGCGAGCGGTGGGAAGGAAGCGGCTCCCTTAGCGAGCGGTGGGAAGGAAGCGGCTCCCTTAGCGAGCGGTGGGGAGGAAGCGCCTCCATTAACGAGCAGTGGGGTGAAAGCAGCTCCCTTAGCGAGCGGTGGGGAGGACGCGGCTCCCTTAACGAGCGGTGGGGAGGACGCGGCTCCCTTTGGCCAACCCCAAGTTTTAAGCACCTTCCAAAGTGGACTTCACTCCGTTGTCAGCGACTTCGAACGTGGCCAATTTGGAGACCTGGACATGTCGCCTGTTGAGGGggccaaaggggggaaccCTGCCGGGGATTATCACCCCAAAAACGCCTCCCACGGGAAAAAAGCCGCTGACCTTACCCCCCGGGCGAAGGAAAAAGCGCGAGAGCTTCCGCTACTCCAGATGATATACGTCAGCTCGACGCTGCCTTCCGTGGGACATACCACCGCGGGGAGTATGCTGGCTGAACGGTTCAGCAACCTGGTCGAAATCGTGTGCAGGGAGAACTACCACATCCCCAGAAACGTGCGCACCCAGTGGATAGAATTGAACAGggacaaaattttaagcCACTACCTATTTAGCGGCGGGACGGGGGACACACACGAGGGGGAGGATAGCTCGGGCATCGCTGCCAAGGATGAGGGGAACGCCACTCAGTATAGCGGTTTCGCCGATCAGCGTAGCGGTCCCCCTGCTCAGCATAGCAACTCCGACACGCACCATGGGGGCAGCCTGAAGGACGCCGCCCTGTCCAGCAAGATCAACAAACTGGAGAATAGCTCCTTCGAGCATAGACTGGATCTGCTAATCCACGTTTTGAAAAAGTACCACGAGTGGTCAGCTAGCACAGAATGGCACAAACACGCAGAATTTTCTGAACATGGTCAGGCGAAAAAGGATACAACTACCAACCccgaaggaggggaaaaaaaaaactttgcaAGCccaacaaaaggggggaagttcCACCTAATTGACAACAAAGCAGTTTACAAAACGATCGTATTTGTTAACAGCGTAAAGGATTGCATccggatatatttttttttaaaaaaacacaactGGCCCGTCTTCTGCTTTCACAAAAACATATCAATAAATTCACGGATGCAAAATCTGCACAACTTCCACCACTCGCACGTTGCCATTTTAGTGACCACCGATTTGTTGAGCAGAGGCATAGACACCAAAAATGTGGACCACataattaattttcattttccttccgACGCGATAACGTACCTGCACCGGCTcggaaaaatgaacaggagCGGCGATGATCATCATAATGGCCTTAATCACCATAGTAACGCGGAACGAGGGCAAATGCTGCACCGGCGGCACATCCCCCTGGAGGAGGAACACATTGGTGGAGAAGCACAAACGAAGTGGTCACATCAAGGAGACACAACTTGGGAGTATATTCCAACTCATGGTCAAGACAAAGACAACACGTTTCTCcgaacaaataaaaactttCTCGTGACAAACTTCTTATCATTTTCAAATCTCCCTTTGGCACAGTCGATTAGAAGTTGCGATCAACAGAACGCAagtttgcttccccttttttcaagaaaaaaatctttcaaaatgaaaattaaaagaaaggaaaataatgcCCTTGGGGAGGACAACAGATACATCGACATTGGGGCAGAGGAAGAGGATGATATCAACATGGATGGTGATTTTCCAAACGTGAGGGAGATAGGATCGCAAAGCCGGCACTCCTCCCACCAGGGAGAGGCACAATTCGAGAACGGTCACTCGAGGGAGCCCTCCACATGCGAGAATGACGAGAAAAATGTCTACGTTCAGGCGCccttctccgttttttcgCTGGACGATTTGGGCGAGGAGTCACACGGGAGCGACACAGATGAGGAGGGAGCAGCTGCGGAAGGAGCAGATGGAGACCTCACAGATGGAGACCTCACAGATGGAGACCTCACAGATGGAGACCTCACAGATGGAGACCTCACAGATGGAGACCTCACAGATGGAGACCTCACAGATGGAAACCTCACAGATGGAGACCTCACAGATGAAGACCTCACAGATGGAGACCTCACAGGTGAAGACCACACAGATGAAGACCACACAGATGAGGCAACCCCGCCGCATAACAAATTCGCCCAACGGAGAGCCGcgacaaaaggaaaaactgaaaCAAAACATAACCCGCGTGCTGATGATGACCACGCGGAAGAGTTCCCTGGAGAGACCCCCTcctgtgaagaaaaaaaaaatcgcttcGAAGATATCACCAGTCGAGAGTGCCTGCCGGTGATGCCCTCCCTCGTGATAAAATCCCATCCTGGGATGACGTCCAATttgacaagaaaaaatttctag